Proteins encoded by one window of Calidithermus timidus DSM 17022:
- a CDS encoding NYN domain-containing protein, with the protein MKVALFIDGSYMYNAAKRLGWNVDHRRVIAQFGPADDLYNAFYYAPLTDPDDERQQKFLDALIFMGYTVRSREVHGEPRFEALLATDALTTAPRWDRAIVATGASELAHTFSALRAMGKEIHLLGVPELTDLELRNQADRYLDLREMREALERQSGGRRMYPAIESLPENQEETQPTPARGVFDSLEDEL; encoded by the coding sequence GTGAAAGTTGCACTCTTCATTGACGGTTCGTATATGTATAACGCCGCCAAACGGCTGGGTTGGAACGTAGATCACCGCCGGGTGATCGCCCAGTTCGGCCCCGCCGATGACCTCTATAACGCCTTCTACTACGCTCCCCTGACCGATCCGGACGACGAGCGCCAGCAGAAATTCCTCGACGCCCTCATCTTCATGGGCTACACCGTGCGCAGCCGGGAGGTACACGGAGAGCCGCGTTTCGAGGCGCTGTTGGCCACCGATGCCCTCACCACCGCCCCTCGCTGGGACCGCGCCATCGTGGCCACCGGAGCCAGCGAGTTGGCGCACACTTTCTCCGCGCTGCGGGCCATGGGCAAGGAGATCCACCTGCTGGGCGTACCCGAGCTCACCGACCTCGAGCTGCGCAACCAGGCCGACCGCTACCTCGACCTGCGCGAGATGCGCGAAGCCCTCGAGCGCCAGAGTGGCGGGCGGCGGATGTACCCCGCCATTGAATCTTTACCCGAGAACCAGGAGGAAACCCAGCCCACACCCGCTCGAGGGGTCTTCGACTCCCTCGAGGACGAGTTGTAG
- a CDS encoding helix-turn-helix domain-containing protein, producing MQNSIIDTIGFHAGEIILYPGKPGPKDKLYRVREGLVRLQSVDEEGNALTLRFARPGEYFGEEVLSGDERSYFAEAVTRTRIDIVSPEELTPEETVKLARHLVNALTQTYRTIQRLSGQRLKNRIAATLLELSNTPIAFRESSGRVGVRATHDEIASAVGSVRETVTKVIGELSREGYIKSGYGKLVLENIRGLEDLAQQAA from the coding sequence ATGCAAAACAGCATCATTGACACCATCGGCTTCCACGCTGGAGAAATCATCCTATACCCCGGAAAGCCGGGCCCCAAGGACAAGCTTTACCGGGTGCGCGAGGGGCTGGTGCGCCTCCAGAGCGTGGACGAAGAGGGCAATGCCCTGACGTTGCGCTTCGCGCGTCCGGGCGAGTACTTTGGCGAGGAAGTGCTTTCGGGCGATGAGCGCAGCTACTTCGCGGAGGCGGTGACCCGCACCCGCATCGACATCGTTTCGCCGGAAGAGCTTACCCCCGAGGAGACCGTGAAGCTGGCTCGGCACCTGGTGAACGCGCTCACCCAGACCTACCGCACCATCCAGCGCCTCTCGGGCCAGCGCCTGAAGAACCGCATCGCCGCCACCTTGCTCGAGCTCTCCAACACCCCCATCGCCTTCCGCGAGAGCAGTGGCCGTGTGGGTGTGCGCGCCACCCACGACGAGATCGCTTCGGCGGTCGGCTCGGTGCGCGAGACCGTGACCAAGGTCATCGGCGAGCTCTCGCGCGAGGGCTACATCAAGTCCGGCTACGGCAAACTGGTGCTCGAGAACATCCGCGGCCTGGAGGACCTGGCCCAGCAGGCTGCATAA
- a CDS encoding DUF402 domain-containing protein — MYEPGQRVRLEFWKYPQERLHYWWEAEVREVRGGAVLLYMPLGFEFHHESKGRVLRVDHQAYVAFFEGRWYSGGPDLDAEGRVLEYYWNIQTPPRFEPERIWQYDLELDVKCRADHRCQAFDLEEFAAKAPLYPAEWVERATQAVAEVERHMLRGEWPVLPPGRAGEWLERI; from the coding sequence GTGTACGAGCCAGGCCAGCGCGTGCGCTTGGAGTTCTGGAAGTACCCCCAGGAGCGGCTGCACTACTGGTGGGAGGCCGAGGTGCGCGAGGTGCGCGGGGGGGCGGTGCTGCTGTACATGCCCCTGGGCTTCGAGTTCCACCACGAAAGCAAAGGGCGGGTGCTGCGCGTGGACCACCAGGCTTACGTGGCCTTTTTCGAGGGGCGCTGGTACTCGGGTGGCCCCGACCTCGACGCCGAGGGTAGGGTGCTCGAGTACTACTGGAACATCCAGACTCCCCCCCGCTTCGAGCCCGAGCGCATCTGGCAGTACGACCTTGAACTCGACGTGAAGTGCAGAGCCGACCACCGCTGCCAGGCTTTCGACCTCGAGGAGTTCGCAGCCAAGGCCCCGCTTTATCCGGCGGAGTGGGTGGAGCGGGCCACCCAGGCTGTCGCGGAGGTCGAGCGCCATATGCTGCGGGGGGAATGGCCAGTCCTACCGCCGGGCAGGGCGGGGGAGTGGCTCGAGCGCATCTAG
- a CDS encoding NAD(P)/FAD-dependent oxidoreductase produces the protein MLRTDVTVIGAGPAGLFAAFYVGMRDLTVRIIDPLPEPGGQLMALYPEKYIYDIAGFPKILAKDLVNNLIQQLEPFKPIYTLGERAEKLEEVNGDFHITTSSGHTYATGAVIIAAGVGAFEPRKVGCPGEAEFTGKGVYYAVKSKAEFAGKRVLIVGGGDSAADWTLGLKDTAEVTLIHRREQFRAHAATVNQMIEAAEAGEVRILTPYELKEIRGDERVREAVIFNNVSKEETVLGVDAVVILAGYLSKLGPLATWGLEMEGNKKIKVLDSTMRTSRPGIFACGDVASYNGKLPLICLGFGEASIAANYAAAYAHPELKVNPGHSSERDEAPTPAAAH, from the coding sequence ATGTTGCGGACCGACGTGACCGTGATCGGAGCTGGGCCGGCAGGACTCTTCGCAGCGTTCTATGTGGGGATGCGCGACCTCACGGTGCGGATCATCGACCCGTTGCCGGAGCCGGGGGGGCAACTCATGGCCCTGTACCCCGAAAAATACATCTACGACATCGCGGGTTTCCCCAAGATTCTCGCCAAGGACCTGGTGAACAACCTCATCCAACAGCTCGAGCCCTTCAAGCCCATCTACACCCTGGGCGAGCGGGCGGAGAAGCTCGAGGAGGTAAACGGCGACTTCCACATCACCACCTCCAGCGGTCACACCTACGCCACCGGCGCGGTGATCATCGCGGCGGGGGTGGGGGCCTTCGAGCCGCGCAAGGTGGGCTGCCCCGGCGAGGCTGAGTTCACGGGAAAGGGGGTTTACTACGCGGTCAAGAGCAAGGCCGAATTCGCCGGCAAGCGCGTGCTGATCGTGGGGGGTGGCGATAGCGCCGCCGACTGGACGCTGGGCCTCAAAGATACCGCCGAGGTCACCCTGATCCACCGCCGCGAGCAATTCCGCGCCCACGCCGCCACCGTCAACCAGATGATCGAGGCTGCCGAGGCGGGGGAGGTCCGTATTCTCACCCCCTACGAACTCAAGGAGATCCGCGGCGATGAGCGGGTACGCGAGGCGGTGATCTTCAACAACGTCAGCAAAGAGGAGACCGTGCTGGGGGTGGACGCGGTGGTCATCCTGGCCGGCTACCTCTCCAAGCTGGGGCCGCTGGCGACGTGGGGCCTCGAGATGGAGGGCAACAAGAAGATCAAAGTGCTCGATTCGACCATGCGCACCAGCCGTCCCGGCATCTTCGCCTGCGGCGACGTGGCGAGCTACAACGGCAAGTTGCCGTTGATCTGCTTGGGCTTTGGTGAGGCCTCCATTGCGGCCAACTACGCCGCCGCCTACGCTCACCCCGAACTCAAGGTCAACCCCGGTCACTCCTCCGAACGCGACGAGGCGCCGACCCCGGCGGCTGCGCACTGA